The following proteins come from a genomic window of Montipora capricornis isolate CH-2021 chromosome 9, ASM3666992v2, whole genome shotgun sequence:
- the LOC138015541 gene encoding neuropeptide FF receptor 1-like, with amino-acid sequence MMPMYISFAVAFAVMTIAGLFGNTLVILVVLKNKSMKTPVNYMLLNLAASDILVGVFFGIQFIVTPVLAHPGGATGDLLCKFVTGGVPGWIGAVTSVFSLVAIAIERYFAVMFPHSLRGKLTSAKVLIFVVASWLLALLWAGVGFFITVYDQEINACVHSWPKEIYANIYTVGWLFVAGIVPLGIMGILYSRVVYRLWFTKQENEATQTSLLRYRRRVTRLVIAVTIVYALCWIPELIIYFLGFTGTITLTQIHFNIASGLVFLNSTVNPIVYSLQSSAFRRHYWNIICCDKNRRPNQVNPTKFDQELTTVIHIRFAHEVDEAQTVMPANENFYRMFGN; translated from the coding sequence ATGATGCCAATGTACATCAGCTTTGCTGTTGCCTTTGCTGTAATGACGATAGCTGGCCTATTTGGTAACACACTCGTTATCCTTGTTGTGCTAAAGAACAAATCGATGAAGACGCCCGTCAATTATATGCTACTTAATCTTGCTGCTTCAGACATTCTTGTAGGCGTCTTCTTCGGCATTCAGTTCATTGTCACACCGGTGCTCGCTCACCCAGGTGGGGCCACAGGGGATTTGCTGTGCAAGTTCGTCACGGGAGGTGTGCCAGGCTGGATCGGAGCTGTTACCTCCGTTTTCTCTTTGGTTGCCATAGCGATCGAGCGCTACTTTGCTGTGATGTTTCCTCACAGCCTAAGAGGTAAACTGACCTCGGCAAAAGTTCTAATATTTGTAGTTGCCAGTTGGCTACTTGCACTTCTGTGGGCTGGGGTCGGATTTTTCATTACAGTTTACGATCAAGAGATAAATGCTTGTGTGCACAGCTGGCCCAAAGAAATTTACGCCAACATATACACCGTTGGATGGTTATTTGTTGCTGGAATCGTCCCGCTGGGTATCATGGGAATCTTGTACTCCCGAGTTGTTTATAGACTCTGGTTCACTAAACAAGAAAATGAGGCTACCCAGACGTCTTTACTGCGCTACAGAAGGCGCGTTACACGACTTGTCATAGCTGTGACAATTGTCTATGCACTTTGCTGGATTCCAGAACTCATTATCTACTTTCTGGGATTCACCGGCACCATAACATTGACCCAGATTCACTTCAACATCGCTTCCGGATTGGTATTTCTCAATTCAACTGTCAATCCCATTGTGTACAGTCTGCAAAGCAGTGCGTTTCGACGACACTACTGGAATATAATTTGTTGCGATAAAAATCGACGGCCAAACCAAGTTAATCCGACAAAATTTGATCAAGAATTAACCACTGTGATACATATAAGATTCGCTCATGAGGTCGACGAAGCACAGACAGTAATGCCAGCAAATGAAAATTTCTATCGAATGTTTGGAAACTAA